In Armatimonadota bacterium, the following proteins share a genomic window:
- a CDS encoding rRNA methyltransferase, translated as MQPVTHLKHPAFRAACRLTESAPREAERRFLMEGALPIAKALHAPLRPLEVYIKEETEPELATACEQAGIPVYSVSKGLFHRLLVSSYETNTTAVAVMPWWNTTMDEICACRGGIVLVAERIQDPRNLGMLIRTADAAQARALVLAAPLADPYSRACVRSTTGSIAFLPVVSCAQSQEVIETFRQHGWRQIGSSAHAQRLLWEEHLSAPFCLWVGNEETGLLSETREAMDALIRIPMGGGAHSLNVAVATGIILFEAVRQKTLQQEICR; from the coding sequence ATGCAACCAGTTACCCACCTTAAACACCCTGCCTTCCGTGCAGCATGTCGGCTGACCGAATCCGCACCACGCGAGGCGGAACGGCGCTTCCTAATGGAAGGCGCGCTGCCAATTGCCAAGGCACTGCACGCTCCCCTGCGCCCGCTGGAGGTGTACATCAAAGAGGAAACCGAACCCGAACTGGCTACCGCGTGTGAGCAGGCGGGCATCCCGGTCTACTCCGTGAGCAAGGGGTTATTTCACCGTTTGCTGGTGAGCAGTTACGAGACCAACACCACTGCCGTCGCCGTGATGCCCTGGTGGAATACCACAATGGACGAAATCTGCGCCTGCCGCGGGGGCATCGTGCTGGTGGCGGAGCGCATTCAGGACCCACGCAATTTGGGAATGCTCATCCGCACCGCCGACGCCGCGCAGGCACGCGCCCTCGTGCTGGCTGCACCCCTCGCTGATCCGTACAGCCGCGCCTGTGTGCGCTCTACTACCGGCAGTATCGCTTTCCTACCCGTCGTTTCCTGCGCGCAGAGTCAGGAGGTGATAGAGACCTTTCGCCAACACGGCTGGCGGCAGATTGGCTCCAGTGCACACGCTCAACGCTTGCTGTGGGAGGAACACCTATCGGCTCCCTTTTGCCTGTGGGTGGGCAATGAAGAAACGGGATTGCTTTCCGAAACGCGCGAGGCGATGGACGCGCTGATACGCATCCCCATGGGCGGCGGCGCACACTCGCTGAACGTGGCGGTGGCGACGGGGATAATCCTGTTCGAGGCGGTCAGGCAAAAGACTCTGCAGCAGGAAATCTGTCGGTAA
- a CDS encoding metal-binding protein, with protein sequence MPSGRVHDAITVLTAAASVPVIARMHPSPDWASAGVGIGAYLFSGLALSPDLDVNSRAYRRWGIFRFFWLPYQMLIPHRHWLSHSWLLGPLLRALYFFFMLYLLLRLGMNAIDLWIVPINQSEILRALERELRLSLQYHVTWAQSALIGLIAGGVVHSLTDGFVTWFKRTL encoded by the coding sequence ATGCCTTCGGGACGGGTTCATGATGCCATCACGGTTTTGACCGCTGCAGCTTCGGTGCCGGTTATCGCTCGAATGCATCCCTCGCCCGACTGGGCTTCAGCGGGAGTAGGTATCGGTGCGTATTTGTTCTCCGGGTTGGCGTTATCCCCCGACCTGGATGTAAACTCGCGTGCTTACCGCCGCTGGGGTATCTTTCGCTTCTTCTGGCTCCCCTATCAGATGTTGATCCCCCATCGTCACTGGCTGTCGCACAGCTGGCTGCTGGGTCCGCTGTTACGGGCGCTCTACTTCTTCTTCATGCTGTACTTGCTGCTCAGGCTGGGTATGAACGCGATAGACCTGTGGATCGTGCCCATTAACCAGTCGGAGATACTGCGCGCGCTGGAACGGGAACTGCGCCTGAGCCTGCAATATCATGTGACGTGGGCGCAGTCCGCGCTTATCGGTTTGATCGCAGGTGGAGTGGTGCACTCGCTCACCGATGGTTTTGTGACATGGTTTAAGAGGACGTTGTAA